The Cydia splendana chromosome 8, ilCydSple1.2, whole genome shotgun sequence genome contains a region encoding:
- the LOC134793167 gene encoding uncharacterized protein LOC134793167, with protein MCAKSILLLFSILSTYVDSASFDQRQTGNLNVQVDLKDIQIIALMKGGKEEYVDYDYAYDYSEMTIKPQNGSTTPRPLNATTDAENDSTTTVFDLSTVAIKNDTWLSAETTPAPTAATQQDTFSSTEKNTEGFATASSPPIPNDKNITVTQTASNSTECKKGLILNLKGDCELKLQGTGNALLKLVKLSQRLKLKRENRRNQNHST; from the exons ATGTGCGCAAAAtctattttgttgttattttccATTTTATCGACTTACGTAGACTCAGCTTCGTTTGACCAGCGTCAGACTGGAAACTTGAACGTGCAAGTAGATTTAAAGGACATCCAAATCATTGCTTTGATGAAAGGCGGCAAGGAAGAATATGTG GATTACGACTATGCCTACGATTACTCAGAGATGACGATAAAACCGCAAAACGGTTCGACTACACCGAGACCGTTAAATGCAACCACTGATGCTGAAAATGATTCAACTACCACTGTATTCGATCTGTCGACTGTGGCGATAAAAAATGATACGTGGTTGAGTGCCGAGACCACACCGGCACCTACCGCGGCGACCCAGCAAGACACGTTTTCGTCAACAGAAAAAAATACGGAAGGCTTCGCAACGGCATCGTCCCCGCCGATTCCTAATGACAAAAACATCACCGTAACACAGACTGCCTCGAATAGCACGGAATGTAAAAAAGGTCTTATTCTTAACCTCAAAGGTGATTGCGAACTCAAATTGCAAGGCACCGGAAATGC GTTGCTGAAATTAGTTAAATTATCCCAAAGGTTGAAACTGAAGAGAGAAAACCGAAGAAATCAGAATCATTCAACATAA
- the LOC134792881 gene encoding malectin-A, which yields MKVCDSSSKMNCRILWFLSVLSLIRNATGLGEIIYAINAGGPAHTDIYGIHYEKDPLHGRVGTASDYGKQLVMIGRANPKDEILYQTERYHHSTFGYDIPANKDGDYVLVLKFSEVYFNAPNMKVFDVVLNGDHTIVADLDIFDKVGRGVAHDEYIPYSIKNGKLYYNEEESDIRGGKIKVEFIKGYRDNPKINALYVMRGTIDEVPKLSPLVWPDNEAEEPREEVEEKNTQSRRASGPKQPDPYSMDESSVLIPVFITIGAFVPLLFCLCKL from the coding sequence ATGAAAGTGTGTGACTCGTCATCAAAAATGAATTGTCGGATTTTATGGTTTCTATCTGTACTTTCATTAATAAGAAATGCAACAGGACTCGGCGAAATAATTTACGCAATCAACGCTGGCGGACCTGCGCACACAGACATATACGGCATTCATTATGAGAAAGATCCTTTGCACGGCAGAGTTGGCACCGCTTCCGACTACGGAAAACAGCTGGTAATGATCGGCAGAGCCAACCCGAAGGACGAGATCTTGTACCAGACGGAGCGCTACCACCACAGCACCTTCGGCTACGACATCCCAGCCAACAAAGACGGGGATTACGTGCTGGTACTCAAGTTTAGCGAAGTATACTTCAACGCTCCCAATATGAAAGTATTCGACGTTGTCCTCAACGGAGACCACACCATAGTAGCCGATTTAGACATTTTCGACAAAGTGGGTCGTGGTGTGGCGCATGACGAGTATATTCCATACTCTATTAAAAATGGTAAACTGTATTACAATGAGGAAGAATCTGATATTAGAGGAGGAAAAATAAAGGTAGAGTTTATCAAAGGTTACCGAGACAACCCCAAAATCAATGCTTTATATGTGATGAGGGGTACTATAGATGAAGTTCCTAAATTATCACCATTAGTGTGGCCAGACAATGAGGCAGAGGAGCCTAGAGAGGAAGTAGAAGAGAAAAATACCCAGTCACGCAGGGCAAGTGGTCCTAAGCAGCCCGACCCCTACTCCATGGATGAGAGCTCCGTGCTTATACCTGTGTTCATCACCATAGGAGCCTTCGTGCCCCTCTTATTCTGTCTCTGCAAACTGTAG